One genomic region from Cellulomonas hominis encodes:
- the leuC gene encoding 3-isopropylmalate dehydratase large subunit — protein sequence MAGTLAEKVWENHIVRRGTDGAPDLLYIDLHLVHEVTSPQAFEGLRLAGRKVRRPDLTLATEDHNTPTLDIDLPIADATSRTQIDTLRNNAKEFGVRLHSLGDADQGIVHQVGPQLGLTMPGLTVVCGDSHTSTHGAFGALAFGIGTSEVEHVLATQTLPLAPFKTMAITVNGALPLGATAKDIILAVIAKIGTGGGQGYVLEYRGEAIRSLSMEGRMTICNMSIEAGARAGMIAPDQTTFDYLKGRPHAPEGADWDAAVAYWSTLRTDDDATFDAEVVIEAAELEPFVTWGTNPGQGLPLSGAVPVPEEIADANERVAAERAIEYMGLTPGQPLREIAVDTVFIGSCTNGRIEDLRAAAKLLQGQKKAESVRVLVVPSSARVRLQAEAEGLDRIFLDFGAEWRNAGCSMCLGMNPDQLAPGERSASTSNRNFEGRQGKGGRTHLVSPLVAAATAIRGTLSSVSDLGPDVPVPDGSPLDLQPA from the coding sequence ATGGCCGGCACACTGGCGGAGAAGGTGTGGGAGAACCACATCGTGCGGCGCGGCACCGACGGCGCGCCCGACCTGCTCTACATCGACCTGCACCTGGTGCACGAGGTCACCAGCCCGCAGGCCTTCGAGGGCCTGCGGCTCGCCGGCCGGAAGGTCCGCCGCCCGGACCTCACCCTCGCCACCGAGGACCACAACACCCCGACGCTCGACATCGACCTGCCGATCGCCGACGCCACGTCGCGCACGCAGATCGACACGCTGCGGAACAACGCGAAGGAGTTCGGCGTCCGGCTGCACTCCCTGGGCGACGCGGACCAGGGCATCGTGCACCAGGTCGGCCCGCAGCTCGGCCTGACGATGCCCGGCCTGACGGTCGTCTGCGGCGACTCGCACACGTCCACGCACGGCGCGTTCGGCGCGCTGGCGTTCGGCATCGGCACCTCCGAGGTGGAGCACGTGCTCGCCACCCAGACGCTGCCGCTCGCGCCGTTCAAGACGATGGCGATCACCGTGAACGGCGCGCTGCCGCTCGGGGCCACCGCGAAGGACATCATCCTCGCCGTCATCGCCAAGATCGGGACCGGCGGCGGCCAGGGCTACGTCCTGGAGTACCGCGGCGAGGCCATCCGGAGCCTGTCGATGGAGGGCCGGATGACGATCTGCAACATGTCGATCGAGGCCGGCGCCCGCGCGGGCATGATCGCCCCCGACCAGACGACGTTCGACTACCTGAAGGGCCGCCCGCACGCCCCGGAGGGCGCCGACTGGGACGCCGCGGTGGCCTACTGGTCGACGCTGCGCACGGACGACGACGCGACGTTCGACGCCGAGGTGGTCATCGAGGCCGCCGAGCTCGAGCCGTTCGTCACCTGGGGCACCAACCCGGGCCAGGGCCTGCCGCTGTCGGGCGCGGTCCCGGTCCCGGAGGAGATCGCGGACGCCAACGAGCGCGTCGCCGCCGAGCGGGCCATCGAGTACATGGGCCTGACCCCGGGGCAGCCGCTGCGCGAGATCGCGGTGGACACGGTCTTCATCGGCTCGTGCACCAACGGCCGGATCGAGGACCTGCGCGCGGCCGCCAAGCTGCTCCAGGGCCAGAAGAAGGCCGAGTCGGTGCGCGTCCTGGTCGTGCCGTCCTCCGCGCGCGTCCGGCTGCAGGCCGAGGCCGAGGGCCTGGACCGGATCTTCCTGGACTTCGGTGCCGAGTGGCGCAACGCCGGGTGCTCGATGTGCCTCGGTATGAACCCCGACCAGCTCGCGCCGGGGGAGCGGTCGGCGTCGACGTCGAACCGGAACTTCGAGGGCCGGCAGGGCAAGGGCGGCCGCACGCACCTGGTGTCGCCGCTCGTGGCCGCGGCCACGGCGATCCGTGGCACGCTCTCGTCGGTCTCCGACCTCGGCCCGGACGTCCCGGTGCCGGACGGCTCGCCGCTGGACCTCCAGCCGGCCTGA
- a CDS encoding IclR family transcriptional regulator: protein MDNSSGVGVLDKAASVLNALEAGPATLAQLVNATHLARPTAHRLAVALEHHRLVGRDMQGRFVLGPRLTELASAAGEDRLLAAAGPVLAALRDHTGESAQLYRRQGDQRICVAAAERPIGLRDSIPVGATLTMSAGSAAQILLAWEEPDRLHRGLQGAKFTATILSGVRRRGWAQSVSEREVGVASVSAPVRGQSGRVVAAVSISGPVERLSRQPGRLHAAAVVSAANRLTEVLRRTAE from the coding sequence ATGGACAACTCTAGCGGAGTCGGCGTACTCGACAAGGCCGCCTCGGTCCTCAACGCCCTGGAGGCCGGGCCCGCGACCCTCGCGCAGCTGGTCAACGCCACCCATCTTGCCCGCCCGACGGCCCACCGTCTGGCCGTCGCGCTCGAGCACCACCGCCTGGTGGGGCGCGACATGCAGGGCCGGTTCGTCCTGGGGCCGCGGCTGACGGAGCTCGCGAGCGCCGCCGGCGAGGACCGCCTGCTCGCCGCCGCGGGCCCCGTGCTCGCGGCCCTGCGCGACCACACCGGGGAGAGCGCGCAGCTCTACCGCCGGCAGGGCGACCAGCGCATCTGCGTCGCCGCCGCCGAGCGCCCCATCGGCCTGCGCGACTCGATCCCCGTGGGCGCGACGCTCACCATGTCGGCCGGGTCGGCGGCGCAGATCCTGCTCGCGTGGGAGGAGCCCGACCGGCTGCACCGCGGCCTCCAGGGCGCGAAGTTCACCGCGACGATCCTGTCCGGCGTCCGCCGCCGCGGCTGGGCGCAGTCGGTGTCCGAGCGCGAGGTCGGCGTCGCGTCCGTCAGCGCCCCCGTGCGTGGCCAGTCCGGCCGGGTGGTGGCGGCGGTCTCGATCTCGGGCCCCGTCGAGCGCCTGTCCCGGCAGCCGGGCCGCCTGCACGCGGCCGCGGTCGTCTCGGCGGCCAACCGCCTGACGGAGGTCCTCCGCCGCACCGCGGAGTGA
- a CDS encoding class I SAM-dependent methyltransferase — MDTGRSPDTAPGQPEAAPHAERAASFGPAADLYHATRPTYPDEAVAWCVPATARDVVDLAAGTGKLTERIVAQGVPRRHVTAVEPSPGMRAALAASLPGVTALDGSAEATGLPTASADAVTVAQAWHWFDAARVPAELARVLRPGGVLAVLWNVRDTGSPAADWLAAYEEIIHRGDPLEPHGEAPVLGPEFGPVEHRAFAWADAVRPATLRDLAGSRSHLLTLPAPQREAMLAEIDELAATHPDLRGRETVPMPYRTDCYRATRL; from the coding sequence GTGGACACCGGACGCTCCCCCGACACCGCGCCCGGGCAGCCGGAGGCCGCGCCGCACGCCGAGCGCGCCGCCTCGTTCGGGCCCGCCGCCGACCTCTACCACGCCACCCGCCCGACGTACCCCGACGAGGCCGTCGCGTGGTGCGTGCCCGCGACCGCCCGGGACGTCGTGGACCTCGCGGCCGGGACGGGCAAGCTGACCGAGCGGATCGTGGCCCAGGGCGTCCCCCGGCGGCACGTCACGGCCGTCGAGCCGTCCCCGGGCATGCGCGCCGCCCTCGCGGCCTCGCTCCCGGGCGTGACGGCGCTGGACGGCTCGGCGGAGGCCACCGGGCTGCCGACGGCGTCGGCGGACGCCGTGACCGTGGCCCAGGCGTGGCACTGGTTCGACGCCGCGCGCGTGCCCGCGGAGCTCGCGCGGGTGCTCCGGCCGGGCGGGGTGCTCGCGGTGCTCTGGAACGTGCGGGACACCGGGTCACCCGCGGCGGACTGGCTGGCCGCGTACGAGGAGATCATCCACCGCGGCGACCCGCTGGAGCCGCACGGCGAGGCGCCGGTGCTCGGCCCGGAGTTCGGCCCCGTGGAGCACCGGGCGTTCGCCTGGGCGGACGCCGTGCGCCCCGCGACGCTGCGGGACCTCGCGGGCTCGCGGTCGCACCTGCTGACCCTGCCGGCACCGCAGCGTGAGGCGATGCTCGCGGAGATCGACGAGCTCGCGGCCACGCACCCGGACCTGCGCGGCCGCGAGACGGTCCCGATGCCCTACCGGACGGACTGCTACCGCGCGACGCGCCTCTGA
- a CDS encoding HAD family hydrolase: MTGPAVDGVLFDVDDTLVDTHGAFAEALAAVARSWLPHLDPARDAEVLAHWRADVGGRYRRYTRGEVSYRDQRMARANDLHATFGGPALDDDAYDRWNALFEERFTGAWAAHADAAAVVRHLLDAGIKVGALTNAATEYQVRKLTRAGLAADVPLLVGVDTLGFGKPDPRVFAEACRRLGTEPGRTAYVGDELDVDARAATAAGLRGVWLARPGLGSKGANALAAVPTDVVIASLDELPAVLGV, translated from the coding sequence GTGACGGGGCCCGCGGTCGACGGCGTCCTGTTCGACGTCGACGACACCCTGGTCGACACGCACGGCGCCTTCGCGGAGGCGCTCGCGGCCGTCGCGCGGTCCTGGCTGCCCCACCTCGACCCCGCCCGCGACGCCGAGGTGCTCGCGCACTGGCGGGCCGACGTGGGCGGCCGGTACCGCCGGTACACCCGCGGCGAGGTGTCCTACCGCGACCAGCGCATGGCGCGAGCGAACGACCTGCACGCCACGTTCGGCGGCCCCGCGCTCGACGACGACGCCTACGACCGGTGGAACGCCCTGTTCGAGGAGCGGTTCACCGGCGCGTGGGCCGCGCACGCCGACGCGGCCGCGGTGGTCCGGCACCTGCTGGACGCCGGCATCAAGGTCGGCGCCCTGACCAACGCCGCCACCGAGTACCAGGTGCGCAAGCTCACCCGCGCCGGTCTCGCCGCCGACGTGCCGCTGCTGGTCGGCGTCGACACCCTCGGGTTCGGCAAGCCCGACCCGCGGGTGTTCGCGGAGGCCTGCCGCCGGCTCGGCACCGAGCCCGGGCGCACCGCGTACGTGGGCGACGAGCTCGACGTCGACGCCCGGGCCGCCACCGCGGCGGGCCTGCGGGGCGTGTGGCTCGCGCGGCCGGGGCTGGGGTCCAAGGGCGCGAACGCGCTGGCGGCCGTGCCGACCGACGTGGTCATCGCGTCGCTGGACGAGCTGCCGGCGGTGCTGGGGGTCTGA
- the gltX gene encoding glutamate--tRNA ligase translates to MTPPAGSAPVRVRFCPSPTGTPHVGLIRTALFNWAYARHVGGTFVFRIEDTDPARDSEESYQQLLDALRWLGLDWDEGVEVGGPHEPYRQSQRMDLYRDVARRLLEGGYAYESFTTPEEVEARHRAAGRDPKLGYDGYDRDLTEEQKDAYRAEGREPVLRLRMPDEDVSFTDLVRGEVTFKAGSVPDYVVVRGNGHPLYTLVNPIDDALMGITHVLRGEDLLSSTPRQVVLYRALLELGVATVMPQFGHLPYVMGEGNKKLSKRDPESNLFLHRERGFTPEGLLNYLALLGWSIGPDRDIFSVSELVEAFDVADVNPNPARFDLKKAEAINAEHVRLLAPEDFRDRLVPYLHRAGLVPADSYADLAPEHRALLDAGAPLIQTRVTLLGEAVGMLGFLFVADDALVVEEDARGALKDTAAQVLDAATEALSVLPEDGFSTQATQDALQAALVDGLGIKPRFAFTPLRVAVSGRRVSPPLFESLEILGRASTLARIAALRASL, encoded by the coding sequence GTGACCCCTCCTGCCGGCTCCGCCCCCGTTCGCGTCCGTTTCTGCCCGTCCCCGACCGGGACCCCGCACGTCGGCCTGATCCGGACCGCCCTGTTCAACTGGGCGTACGCCCGGCACGTGGGCGGGACGTTCGTGTTCCGGATCGAGGACACCGACCCGGCGCGCGACTCCGAGGAGTCGTACCAGCAGCTCCTGGACGCGCTGCGCTGGCTCGGGCTGGACTGGGACGAGGGCGTCGAGGTCGGCGGCCCGCACGAGCCGTACCGGCAGTCGCAGCGCATGGACCTGTACCGCGACGTCGCCCGCCGGCTGCTCGAGGGCGGCTACGCGTACGAGTCGTTCACCACCCCGGAGGAGGTCGAGGCGCGGCACCGGGCCGCGGGTCGTGACCCCAAGCTCGGCTACGACGGCTACGACCGGGACCTCACCGAGGAGCAGAAGGACGCCTACCGCGCCGAGGGCCGCGAGCCGGTCCTGCGGCTGCGGATGCCCGACGAGGACGTGTCGTTCACCGACCTGGTGCGCGGCGAGGTCACCTTCAAGGCAGGGTCCGTGCCGGACTACGTCGTCGTCCGCGGCAACGGCCACCCGCTGTACACGCTGGTCAACCCGATCGACGACGCCCTCATGGGCATCACGCACGTGCTGCGCGGCGAGGACCTCCTGTCGTCCACCCCGCGGCAGGTCGTGCTGTACCGGGCGCTGCTCGAGCTCGGCGTCGCGACCGTCATGCCGCAGTTCGGCCACCTGCCGTACGTCATGGGCGAGGGCAACAAGAAGCTGTCCAAGCGCGACCCCGAGTCCAACCTGTTCCTGCACCGGGAGCGCGGGTTCACCCCCGAGGGGCTGCTCAACTACCTGGCGCTGCTCGGCTGGTCGATCGGCCCGGACCGCGACATCTTCTCGGTGTCCGAGCTGGTCGAGGCGTTCGACGTCGCCGACGTGAACCCCAACCCGGCGCGGTTCGACCTCAAGAAGGCCGAGGCCATCAACGCCGAGCACGTGCGCCTGCTCGCGCCGGAGGACTTCCGCGACCGGCTCGTGCCGTACCTGCACCGCGCCGGCCTGGTGCCCGCCGACTCGTACGCCGACCTCGCGCCGGAGCACCGCGCGCTGCTCGACGCCGGGGCACCGCTCATCCAGACCCGCGTCACGCTGCTCGGCGAGGCCGTCGGGATGCTCGGGTTCCTGTTCGTGGCCGACGACGCGCTCGTGGTCGAGGAGGACGCCCGCGGCGCGCTCAAGGACACCGCCGCCCAGGTGCTCGACGCCGCGACCGAGGCGCTGTCCGTGCTGCCGGAGGACGGCTTCAGCACCCAGGCCACGCAGGACGCCCTGCAGGCGGCGCTGGTCGACGGGCTCGGCATCAAGCCGCGGTTCGCGTTCACCCCCCTGCGGGTGGCGGTCTCCGGCCGGCGGGTGTCGCCGCCGCTGTTCGAGTCGCTCGAGATCCTGGGCCGGGCCTCGACGCTCGCGCGGATCGCGGCGCTCCGCGCGTCCCTGTGA
- a CDS encoding fumarylacetoacetate hydrolase family protein, translating to MRIARFTTGDDPRYALVEGEPGQEQLVVISGDPIYTPVQPTGERIPLGDGVRLLAPVIPRSKIVGVGRNYVDHAAEMGNEVPTAPLLFLKPNTSVVGPDDPIVLPDWTEEVSYEAELAVVIGKVTKDVSPEHALSRVFGYTVANDVTARDAQRTDGQWVRAKGFDSACPIGPWIVPGLDVEDLAVRSRVNGEPKQDGRTSQMVFDVAALISYISEVVTLLPGDVILTGTPAGVGLLEERDVVEVEVEEIGTLRNPVLRRS from the coding sequence GTGCGCATCGCCAGGTTCACCACCGGAGACGACCCCCGCTACGCCCTCGTGGAGGGCGAGCCCGGTCAGGAGCAGCTCGTCGTCATCAGCGGCGACCCGATCTACACCCCGGTGCAGCCCACCGGCGAGCGGATCCCGCTCGGCGACGGCGTCCGGCTGCTCGCCCCGGTGATCCCGCGGTCGAAGATCGTCGGCGTCGGCCGGAACTACGTGGACCACGCCGCCGAGATGGGCAACGAGGTGCCCACCGCGCCGCTGCTGTTCCTCAAGCCGAACACCTCGGTGGTCGGCCCGGACGACCCGATCGTGCTGCCCGACTGGACCGAGGAGGTCTCGTACGAGGCCGAGCTCGCCGTCGTCATCGGCAAGGTCACCAAGGACGTCTCGCCGGAGCACGCGCTCAGCCGGGTGTTCGGCTACACCGTGGCGAACGACGTCACGGCCCGGGACGCCCAGCGCACCGACGGCCAGTGGGTCCGCGCCAAGGGCTTCGACTCGGCCTGCCCGATCGGCCCGTGGATCGTGCCCGGCCTGGACGTCGAGGACCTCGCCGTCCGCTCGCGCGTCAACGGCGAGCCGAAGCAGGACGGCCGGACGTCGCAGATGGTGTTCGACGTCGCCGCGCTGATCTCGTACATCTCCGAGGTCGTGACGCTGCTGCCCGGCGACGTCATCCTCACCGGCACCCCGGCCGGCGTCGGCCTGCTCGAGGAGCGCGACGTCGTGGAGGTCGAGGTCGAGGAGATCGGCACGCTGCGCAACCCGGTGCTCCGCCGCTCCTGA
- a CDS encoding methyltransferase domain-containing protein, translated as MTDTHPAEVYTHGHHDSVLRSHRWRTAENSAAYLLPALRPGLSLLDVGCGPGNLTVDLAARVAPGAVVGVDRSEPVLDLARAEAAQAGATSVTFQAADAYALPFADGTFDVTHAHQVLQHLADPVAALRELRRVTKPGGVVAVRDADYSGMTWYPPSPTLDEWSALYHEVTQANGAEADAGRRLHSWALAAGFDEDGLVATAGVWCYASAEDRAWWADLWADRCVESDFGRQAVAHGLADEVGLEQLAAGWREWGTAPDGWFAVLHGEVLARV; from the coding sequence GTGACCGACACGCACCCGGCCGAGGTCTACACCCACGGCCACCACGACAGCGTGCTGCGCTCCCACCGGTGGCGCACCGCGGAGAACTCGGCGGCCTACCTGCTGCCCGCCCTGCGACCGGGCCTGTCCCTGCTCGACGTGGGCTGCGGCCCCGGCAACCTCACGGTCGACCTCGCCGCCCGCGTCGCGCCCGGCGCGGTGGTCGGCGTCGACCGGTCGGAGCCGGTCCTCGATCTCGCCCGCGCGGAGGCCGCGCAGGCCGGCGCCACGTCGGTCACCTTCCAGGCCGCCGACGCCTACGCCCTGCCCTTCGCCGACGGGACCTTCGACGTCACGCACGCCCACCAGGTGCTGCAGCACCTCGCCGACCCGGTGGCCGCGCTGCGCGAGCTCCGCCGGGTCACCAAGCCGGGCGGGGTCGTCGCGGTCCGGGACGCCGACTACTCCGGGATGACCTGGTACCCGCCGTCGCCCACGCTGGACGAGTGGTCCGCGCTGTACCACGAGGTCACCCAGGCGAACGGCGCCGAGGCGGACGCCGGCCGGCGGCTGCACTCCTGGGCGCTCGCCGCCGGGTTCGACGAGGACGGGCTGGTCGCCACGGCCGGCGTCTGGTGCTACGCCTCCGCCGAGGACCGTGCGTGGTGGGCCGACCTGTGGGCCGACCGCTGCGTGGAGTCGGACTTCGGGCGCCAGGCCGTCGCGCACGGGCTGGCCGACGAGGTCGGGCTGGAGCAGCTCGCCGCCGGCTGGCGCGAGTGGGGCACCGCGCCCGACGGCTGGTTCGCGGTGCTGCACGGCGAGGTGCTCGCCCGGGTCTGA
- a CDS encoding acyltransferase family protein, protein MQRITGVDVARGLAVLGMMTAHVGPGGPEDPWPWSLAQVVDGRSAALFVLLSGVSVALLSGGSRPVTGTRRAQARTRLLVRAFLVLGIGVAVELLGTPVAVILPTYAVLFACAVPLLGTDPRRLLAGAAAVAALGPLVHHELGPVLERLPGQAWTNLLTGPFYPAVVWFAYVLVGLAVGRMDLRDTRVRLRLLGAGAGLAVLGHGAAAALTRAFAGDPLLAAFVSTEPHSSKPLEVVANTGVGLAVLALCLLLADALPRVVAPLAATGALALTAYVGHLVVIAAIGPEVVWEPLAQSWLAFLGVTVLLCWAWRAAFGRGPLERLLHDLAARASDVAPDALPPAPAPAPAREAAPPA, encoded by the coding sequence ATGCAGCGGATCACCGGGGTGGACGTCGCCCGCGGCCTGGCGGTGCTCGGCATGATGACCGCCCACGTCGGCCCCGGCGGGCCGGAGGACCCCTGGCCGTGGTCGCTCGCCCAGGTGGTCGACGGCCGGTCGGCGGCGCTGTTCGTGCTGCTCTCGGGCGTGTCGGTCGCGCTGCTGTCCGGCGGCTCCCGCCCCGTCACCGGCACCCGGCGCGCGCAGGCCCGCACCCGGCTGCTCGTGCGCGCGTTCCTCGTGCTCGGCATCGGGGTGGCGGTCGAGCTGCTCGGCACGCCGGTCGCGGTGATCCTGCCGACGTACGCGGTGCTGTTCGCGTGCGCGGTCCCGCTGCTCGGCACCGACCCCCGCCGCCTGCTCGCCGGGGCGGCCGCCGTGGCCGCGCTGGGTCCGCTGGTGCACCACGAGCTCGGCCCGGTGCTCGAGCGGCTGCCCGGGCAGGCCTGGACCAACCTGCTGACCGGCCCGTTCTACCCCGCGGTCGTCTGGTTCGCCTACGTCCTCGTCGGCCTGGCGGTCGGGCGGATGGACCTGCGGGACACCCGCGTCCGCCTGCGGCTGCTCGGCGCGGGCGCGGGCCTGGCGGTGCTCGGCCACGGCGCCGCCGCGGCGCTCACCCGGGCGTTCGCGGGCGACCCGCTGCTGGCGGCGTTCGTGTCCACGGAGCCGCACTCGTCCAAGCCGCTCGAGGTCGTCGCCAACACCGGCGTGGGCCTCGCGGTCCTGGCCCTGTGCCTCCTGCTCGCCGACGCCCTGCCGCGCGTCGTCGCCCCGCTCGCCGCCACCGGCGCCCTGGCGCTCACCGCGTACGTCGGGCACCTCGTGGTGATCGCGGCGATCGGCCCCGAGGTCGTGTGGGAGCCGCTGGCGCAGAGCTGGCTGGCGTTCCTCGGCGTCACCGTGCTGCTCTGCTGGGCGTGGCGGGCCGCCTTCGGGCGCGGGCCCCTGGAGCGGCTGCTGCACGACCTGGCCGCGCGGGCGTCCGACGTCGCCCCGGACGCGCTGCCGCCGGCCCCGGCCCCGGCCCCGGCGCGCGAGGCCGCTCCCCCGGCCTGA
- a CDS encoding pyridoxine/pyridoxamine 5'-phosphate oxidase, with protein MLPRASIRDRLRALPALTGNLPEVDPYALPNDPVQAFEEWFADAMDAGVPEPHAMGLATVAPDGTPSSRVVLLADLADGAWVFATDARSAKALDLAANPRAALTFYWQPLGRQVRLVGAARLLDAETCAADFLRRSPSARAAALASRPGEVLHSVGEMAGAVVEARARVDRDPRLVVPTWQLWAVEPHEVELWQGDSDRAHLRVLYSRADGRWSRHLGWP; from the coding sequence ATGCTGCCCAGAGCGTCCATCCGGGACCGGCTGCGGGCGCTGCCCGCGCTCACCGGGAACCTGCCCGAGGTCGACCCGTACGCGCTGCCGAACGACCCGGTGCAGGCGTTCGAGGAGTGGTTCGCCGACGCCATGGACGCCGGCGTCCCCGAGCCGCACGCCATGGGCCTGGCCACGGTCGCTCCCGACGGGACGCCGTCGTCCCGCGTGGTGCTGCTCGCCGACCTCGCGGACGGCGCGTGGGTGTTCGCCACCGACGCCCGCTCCGCCAAGGCGCTCGACCTCGCGGCGAACCCGCGGGCCGCGCTGACGTTCTACTGGCAGCCGCTGGGCCGGCAGGTCCGGCTCGTCGGCGCCGCGCGGCTGCTCGACGCCGAGACCTGCGCCGCGGACTTCCTGCGCCGTTCGCCGAGCGCCCGCGCCGCCGCGCTGGCCTCCCGGCCCGGCGAGGTCCTGCACTCGGTCGGCGAGATGGCCGGCGCCGTGGTCGAGGCCCGGGCGCGCGTGGACCGGGACCCGCGGCTGGTCGTGCCGACCTGGCAGCTGTGGGCGGTCGAGCCGCACGAGGTCGAGCTGTGGCAGGGCGACTCGGACCGCGCGCACCTGCGGGTGCTGTACAGCCGCGCCGACGGGCGCTGGTCGCGGCACCTCGGCTGGCCGTGA
- a CDS encoding PTS sugar transporter subunit IIA encodes MAALTVLAPVAGTVRALADVDDPVFSGEIVGPGLAIQPDAQAGRAVVAPVAGTVAKLHPHAFVLLAEGGRGVLVHLGINTVQLGGEGFVLHVAEGDAVAQGQLLVEWDPAAVEGGGRSAICPVIGLEALPDSLTRLAEPGTEVAAGDPLLQLA; translated from the coding sequence ATGGCGGCACTGACCGTCCTGGCGCCGGTCGCCGGCACCGTGCGGGCGCTCGCGGACGTCGACGACCCGGTGTTCTCCGGGGAGATCGTGGGCCCGGGGCTCGCGATCCAGCCGGACGCCCAGGCCGGGCGCGCGGTGGTCGCGCCGGTCGCGGGCACGGTCGCGAAGCTGCACCCGCACGCGTTCGTGCTGCTCGCCGAGGGCGGCCGGGGCGTGCTCGTGCACCTCGGGATCAACACGGTCCAGCTCGGCGGCGAGGGCTTCGTGCTGCACGTCGCCGAGGGCGACGCCGTCGCGCAGGGGCAGCTCCTCGTCGAGTGGGACCCGGCCGCGGTCGAGGGCGGCGGCCGGTCGGCGATCTGCCCCGTCATCGGCCTCGAGGCGCTGCCCGACTCGCTGACCCGGCTCGCCGAGCCGGGCACGGAGGTCGCCGCCGGGGACCCGCTGCTGCAGCTGGCCTGA
- a CDS encoding glucose PTS transporter subunit EIIB, translating into MSSKAEQILAGLGGDANIVDLEPCITRLRVEVEDAAKVSEPALKAAGAIAVVQSGTVVQVIVGPEADTLASDIEDLR; encoded by the coding sequence ATGAGCAGCAAGGCCGAGCAGATCCTCGCCGGACTCGGCGGCGACGCGAACATCGTCGACCTGGAGCCGTGCATCACCCGGCTCCGCGTCGAGGTCGAGGACGCGGCGAAGGTCAGCGAGCCGGCCCTCAAGGCCGCCGGCGCGATCGCCGTCGTGCAGTCCGGCACCGTCGTGCAGGTGATCGTCGGCCCCGAGGCCGACACCCTCGCCTCGGACATCGAGGACCTGCGCTGA
- a CDS encoding PTS transporter subunit EIIB, which yields MTRADTGQAAAILAGLGGVDNIDEIEPCTTRLRSLVKEPGRVDPAALRAAGAFGVMVSGRVVQVVIGPSVDTLASDLEDLL from the coding sequence ATGACGCGTGCGGACACCGGCCAGGCGGCGGCGATCCTCGCCGGCCTGGGCGGGGTGGACAACATCGACGAGATCGAGCCGTGCACCACCCGGCTGCGGTCCCTGGTGAAGGAGCCGGGCCGCGTGGACCCCGCCGCCCTGCGCGCCGCGGGTGCGTTCGGGGTCATGGTGTCCGGCCGCGTCGTCCAGGTCGTCATCGGCCCGAGCGTCGACACCCTCGCGTCCGACCTCGAGGACCTGCTGTGA
- a CDS encoding GntR family transcriptional regulator: MHAEQPRTAPPTATGRSGHKYQAVRSYLIDLVERTLDVGDAIPSERALCERFGVSRMTVRQAVDALVGEGVLVREQGRGTFVAPQRMDFEMRLTTFGEEMRRRGMRPDTRVLDARTEPAFGEAADALGTDVDAPLHHLWRVRYADGTPISIEQLWVPVALAPDLFTGGPPPSLYDALREAGYEPSWGEETLTASEATDEEARLLDLRGTRAVLRATRRTFAADGPCMYSRACYRGDRYSVWVPLSAPGPALVPRVRAEDAAAKVGAQ; the protein is encoded by the coding sequence GTGCACGCAGAGCAGCCGCGGACCGCCCCGCCGACCGCCACCGGCCGGTCCGGCCACAAGTACCAGGCCGTGCGGTCGTACCTCATCGACCTCGTCGAGCGGACCCTGGACGTCGGCGACGCGATCCCGTCGGAGCGCGCGCTGTGCGAGCGGTTCGGCGTGTCCCGGATGACGGTGCGGCAGGCGGTCGACGCGCTCGTCGGCGAGGGCGTGCTCGTGCGCGAGCAGGGCCGCGGCACGTTCGTCGCGCCGCAGCGCATGGACTTCGAGATGCGGCTGACCACGTTCGGCGAGGAGATGCGCCGCCGCGGGATGCGGCCGGACACCCGGGTGCTGGACGCGCGCACCGAGCCGGCGTTCGGCGAGGCCGCCGACGCGCTCGGCACCGACGTCGACGCCCCGCTGCACCACCTGTGGCGCGTCCGGTACGCCGACGGCACGCCGATCAGCATCGAGCAGCTCTGGGTCCCGGTCGCCCTCGCGCCGGACCTGTTCACCGGCGGGCCGCCGCCCAGCCTGTACGACGCGCTGCGCGAGGCCGGCTACGAGCCGTCCTGGGGCGAGGAGACGCTCACCGCGTCCGAGGCCACCGACGAGGAGGCCCGGCTGCTCGACCTGCGCGGCACCCGCGCGGTGCTGCGCGCGACCCGGCGGACGTTCGCCGCCGACGGGCCGTGCATGTACTCGCGGGCCTGCTACCGCGGCGACCGCTACAGCGTGTGGGTGCCGCTCAGCGCGCCCGGCCCCGCCCTCGTTCCCCGCGTGCGCGCCGAGGACGCCGCGGCGAAGGTGGGTGCCCAGTGA